Proteins from one Streptomyces sp. NBC_00289 genomic window:
- a CDS encoding molybdopterin molybdotransferase MoeA, translated as MTARGTRADGNAGSLEADDLDVEEALALVKEDNGRAAADNGRTPGDHVPAPTSAPQGGPRGASRASHQRDSHLTAAQDQEHAHKATPWPQARAVAARAAARSGTRGTHRAPVSVALDGALGLTLAAPLTALTDLPSFDTSAMDGWAVAGPGPWDVRDEGVLAGHAEPAPLTDGEAVRIATGARIPLDTTAVLRSEHGRADERGRLHATRELEHGQDIRPRGQECRSGDVLLPVGALVTPAVLGLAAAAGYDTLTAIPRPRVDVLILGDELLTEGLPHDGLIRDALGPLLPPWLRALGAEVTAVRRLGDDAKALHKAITSSRADLIVTTGGTASGPVDHVHPTLSRIGAELLVDGVKVRPGHPMLLARTKEDQHLVGLPGNPLAAVSGLLTLAEPLLRALAARPAPEPYTLPLQDAVHGHPYDTRLIPVVLRGDRAAPLHYNGPAMLRGIAAADALAVVPPGGARAGQETELLDLPWAAAGIGVCFT; from the coding sequence ATGACCGCCCGCGGCACCCGGGCCGACGGGAACGCGGGGAGTCTCGAAGCCGACGACCTCGATGTCGAGGAGGCGCTCGCCCTCGTGAAGGAAGACAACGGCCGTGCCGCCGCCGACAACGGCCGCACACCCGGTGACCACGTGCCCGCGCCCACGTCCGCGCCGCAAGGCGGCCCCCGCGGTGCCTCGCGCGCCTCCCACCAGCGGGACAGCCACCTCACAGCTGCCCAGGACCAGGAACACGCCCACAAGGCCACCCCCTGGCCCCAGGCCCGAGCCGTCGCCGCACGTGCCGCCGCCCGTTCCGGCACCCGTGGCACCCACCGCGCCCCCGTCTCCGTGGCCCTCGACGGAGCCCTCGGGCTCACCCTGGCCGCTCCCCTGACCGCGCTCACCGACCTGCCCTCCTTCGACACCTCCGCGATGGACGGCTGGGCGGTGGCCGGCCCCGGACCCTGGGACGTACGCGACGAGGGCGTCCTGGCCGGACACGCCGAGCCGGCGCCCCTGACCGACGGCGAGGCCGTCCGCATCGCCACCGGTGCCCGTATCCCCCTCGACACCACCGCCGTGCTCCGCAGCGAACACGGCCGCGCCGACGAGAGGGGCCGGCTGCACGCGACCCGCGAACTCGAGCACGGCCAGGACATCCGCCCGCGCGGACAGGAGTGCCGCAGCGGCGACGTGCTGCTTCCCGTCGGCGCCCTCGTGACGCCGGCCGTGCTGGGTCTGGCCGCCGCCGCCGGATACGACACCCTCACCGCGATCCCCCGCCCCCGGGTCGACGTCCTCATCCTCGGCGACGAGCTGCTCACCGAGGGCCTGCCGCACGACGGTCTGATCCGGGACGCCCTCGGCCCGCTGCTGCCCCCCTGGCTGCGCGCGCTCGGCGCCGAGGTCACCGCCGTCCGGCGGCTCGGCGACGACGCCAAGGCGCTGCACAAGGCGATCACGTCATCCCGGGCCGACCTGATCGTCACCACCGGCGGTACCGCCTCCGGCCCCGTCGACCATGTCCACCCCACCCTGAGTCGCATCGGCGCCGAACTCCTCGTGGACGGCGTCAAGGTGCGCCCCGGGCACCCCATGCTGCTGGCCCGCACCAAGGAGGACCAGCACCTCGTCGGCCTGCCCGGCAACCCCTTGGCGGCGGTCTCCGGGCTGCTCACCCTGGCGGAGCCACTGCTGCGGGCGCTCGCGGCACGCCCCGCCCCGGAGCCGTACACCCTGCCCCTCCAGGACGCGGTGCACGGGCATCCGTACGACACCCGGCTCATCCCCGTCGTACTGCGCGGCGACCGGGCCGCACCGCTGCACTACAACGGTCCGGCCATGCTTCGTGGCATCGCCGCGGCCGATGCCCTTGCCGTCGTACCACCGGGCGGGGCGCGGGCCGGGCAGGAGACCGAACTCCTCGACCTGCCCTGGGCCGCCGCGGGCATCGGGGTGTGTTTCACGTGA
- a CDS encoding TrkA family potassium uptake protein, whose amino-acid sequence MKLSGQDAIAREADEHIVTHRVKLPRKVVEHPFGQVAKRLSLALILLVATALIVYADHDGYKDSSDGSVDLLDAFYYATVTLSTTGYGDVTPVSDAARLTNIFVITPLRVLFLIVLVGTTLEVLTERTREEWRLNRWRSTLRDHTVVVGFGTKGRSAIQTVCATGLKNEQVVVVDPSAKAIDLASAEGYAGVVGDATRSEVLKRAEAHRARQIIIATQRDDTAVLVTLTARQLNRGAKIVAAVREEENAPLLKQSGADAVITSASAAGRLLGLSVLSPAAGMVMEDLIQQGSGLDIVERPVIKAEVGRKPRETEDLVVSVVRGHRVLGYDDPAIGTLQLTDRLITIVRASPGSQIAPDVRPLRKD is encoded by the coding sequence GTGAAACTTTCGGGCCAGGACGCGATCGCCCGCGAAGCGGACGAACATATCGTGACCCATCGGGTGAAACTGCCAAGGAAAGTGGTGGAGCACCCGTTCGGGCAGGTCGCCAAGCGGCTGTCCCTGGCGCTGATCCTGCTGGTCGCGACCGCGCTGATCGTCTATGCGGACCATGACGGGTACAAGGACAGCTCGGACGGCTCGGTCGATCTCCTCGACGCCTTCTACTACGCGACGGTCACCCTTTCGACGACCGGATACGGCGACGTCACTCCGGTCAGCGATGCTGCCCGGCTGACCAACATCTTCGTCATCACGCCCCTGCGGGTGCTGTTCCTGATCGTTCTCGTCGGCACCACCCTTGAGGTCCTCACGGAACGCACCCGGGAGGAATGGCGGCTCAACCGCTGGAGGTCCACCTTGCGCGACCACACCGTCGTCGTCGGCTTCGGCACGAAAGGGCGCTCCGCGATCCAGACCGTCTGTGCGACGGGCCTGAAGAACGAGCAGGTCGTGGTGGTCGATCCCAGCGCCAAGGCGATCGACCTGGCGTCCGCCGAAGGCTATGCGGGCGTGGTCGGGGACGCTACGCGCAGCGAGGTTCTCAAGCGGGCCGAGGCGCACCGGGCGCGGCAGATCATCATCGCGACCCAGCGCGACGACACCGCGGTCCTCGTGACGCTGACGGCCCGGCAGCTCAACCGCGGCGCGAAGATCGTGGCCGCGGTGCGCGAGGAGGAGAATGCCCCGCTGCTGAAGCAGTCGGGCGCCGACGCGGTCATCACCAGCGCCAGCGCGGCCGGACGGCTGCTCGGTCTGTCCGTGCTCAGCCCCGCGGCCGGCATGGTGATGGAGGACCTCATCCAGCAGGGCAGCGGGCTGGACATCGTCGAACGGCCGGTCATAAAGGCCGAGGTGGGCAGGAAGCCGCGGGAGACTGAGGACCTGGTGGTGAGCGTCGTACGCGGACACCGGGTGCTCGGTTACGACGATCCGGCCATCGGGACGCTGCAGTTGACGGACCGGCTCATCACGATCGTGCGGGCGTCGCCGGGCTCGCAGATCGCGCCCGACGTCCGCCCGCTACGCAAGGACTGA